TTAGAGTGGCACTTAATATTGCCGCTACTGCCAATCCAATAAAACAACGTATTAAGCCAGTGCCTCCCAGTAATAGCACCCACACACAAGTAATTCGAAAACCTCCATGAGTTGCAATTAAAATCGCTTGTATTCGATGATATCCAGCCCCATTAAGTAAAAGCCAAGAAGGTTCGAGTACACCAGCTTTGACTACAAGTTCAACTGTGATTAATAATAAGAGAGGCCGAAGGGCAAAATCACGCAAAAGTAAAGAAATATAGGGAGCTAGACATCCAAATAGCAAAGCGATTGCAATACAAGCAGGAAGTTGAACCGTCCATAATGAGATCCACATATTGTGAAGTTGATTTCGATCAACGCTGACAAAACGTGCTAGTGCTTTTGGAATAGCACTGACAAGCGCCATCGATAAAGAAAGAAGAATTGTCGATACTACAACAAAACTTCCATATTCAGCAGGCTGTAAGTAACGGGCCACCAGTGATTGCAGGAAAAACCCAGCTACCAATGCAAATAATTGAGAAATCCCAAATAGTCCAACTGACTTCAATGGTTGAATTTTCATTTAACGCTAGATCTTATCCTGTTCAGTTGGTGTGAAGCGTTATTTTTGTCGAAAAGTGGAATCGCTACATTATTTTGTACTGATATAATGATACAATTCCACTGGAGATTCCCAGTATAAATCCTGTTTAAAGCTTAAGGGATCTTTTGTAGACAAAATCATGATTTCTGAATCAACGCAATCTGCTGGGAACTTATTTTTTGAAAACGTCATGTATGAATCACTGGATATCAGCCAGATCCCAGTAGGTTTCTTTAACGCTACCTCTTCCGGTGTAATCATGTCTGAATTCAATAATTGAGACTCCCCATTAACAAGAAACCGATCTTTTCTCTCATTGGCTAGAAAAACAGGTGTCTGATTTCTGGCATAGTATTGCGCAAGAAAAAAAATAAACGGAGTTTCTGCAATAATCAGTTCATTGGGTTTTTTATTCTGCAAAATATAGTGAATTGCTGCACGCATCCCAGGTTTATTATTTTTCCCAATCATATCCCAATTGAGAAAACAAGATTGAATAAACCAGGAAACGACCACAAATCCAATAAGTATTCTCTCTAAGCGACGTGGAATGCGAGAGGTCAGCCAGGCAATTCCTGCTAACCAACTTAATTGAGCAAAAATCAAGTAGCGAGCATCGAAGATACTACGCTTAGAGTAAATAGAATAAATACACATCAAGATCACTGGAATTGCTCCCATAAAGGAAAGATAAACTCCAGGCCAACCAAATCGTGTAGCAAGTATTATCCAAAGAAAAATTAAGCTCACTGCAACAAACCAAGGAAAAATGGTTTCTTTTAAAGGCCTTTGTGCAGATGTTTGAAAAATCGATGCAAACATTTCGTTAGCGAACTTTTGTGCTGAAAATGGACGAGACCAGGAATTTTTTAGTTTTGTTGATTGCTTTTGAACATTCAGAAACCAGGGACCGTAGAGTAGTACAAATAAAACGGCAACTGTCACAAATTTTAAACGAATTTTATTTAAGACTGTTTTCTCTTCATTTGAATTGATACATGTTTGAGTACTCTGACCATCGTCTACCAAAGAACCTATATTTTGGTTTTGCCTCTTGAAATTAAAATGATGGTAAAGCCGTTTAATCAATGCTGGGAGCCATAAGAAGAGAATGGCAAACCCCCATTGCGCAGCTACTGAAAAAAGTCCTAGATTATGCGTGTAACACAGAGCAGTTGCTGAAATTGCATAAAAAGCACAATTACTCCAAGTAGACTTTGTGAGGCTTAGTAGGCGTATGAAGAAAATATTACTACAAGCTAAAAGAAATACGGCTAAAGTGTAGCCGCGTACTTGTTGGGCCGCATGAATGTGTAAAATACTGAACGCCACTAAGCTAACCGCTATGAATCCGGCAAATTTATATTGTTCCGTTTTTTCTGTCTGCTTTTGCCATGTTAGTAAATGTAAGTCTTGCATGAAGAAAAAAAGTACAGGAAGTGTTGCAATACCAGCAAAGATACTCAAACCTCTCATTGCAATCTCTGAATCACCAAATATGTGTGACCAGAAATGCAATGTAAGAAAATAAAGTGGTGGATGAGGCATCGTGGGTTCCCCTGCCCGCTCAATCAACAATGAAACAGGAAATGATTGTAGCTTCCACGAAAGAGACTCATCAAACCATAGCCCTCGCGCATCCGCACCATAGATTCGAACGCCCAAGGCAGCAAGGATTAGTAGAATAAAAACTGACCAAGACACTTTCATACGCATCGACATGCTTTCAAAAATGATTGAATAGAACTGATGTTCTTTTGATTAACTTCATGTGCAATCAGTTAAAAATTACTTTCTACTAATTCTTGATTTTCACTTTTGAGAGTAAGTTCGATTTCAGTATGAAACAGAAACCAAATATGACAACGGCTAAAAGTATTCCAATTGCAATTAAGAGATATACTACCAAGTCAGCATTGACATTAGCTGGCATTTTTGTAGGAGGCAGAATGGCGATCTCCAGATCTTTCCATAGGAACTCTAAATTAACATTAGCATCTCCCTGAGAACTTCCCACACGTAATGTTTTCAAGGGCAAAATAGAGAATTTATTCCTATGGATTTCTCGAAAAGACGCATCATTTTTTTCAGCAACAGAATAGATTAAGGTTTCTCCTTTACGCTCAAGCCTAAGCTGTCCTTCCATATTAGTTGTCTCGAACATTCTTACTGAATGTTTTCTTGCTTTTCCAGTACCTGTTGCACGATGGGCCTTATATACATTTTTTCCATCACTTCGACAGATCCTGCCAATTGTTGCTGACGTACCTCCTTCAACACCAATATAAATTTCAGGTCCCACACCATATCCCGATGATGGAGTATCTAATGTGATAATCTGAAATGTTGCAGTGATTCTAAAATCACCGGGGATTTCAAAATGAGGACCAAACCCGATCGGAGCAACCTTGTCCTCGTCAGACAATTTCGTTCTCAGCCCCTCTTTGGTAGGCCGAATGAATCTATGAGTGCGTTTCCCATAAAGCTTCAAGGTTTTATCATCAAATTTTTCTTCCAGAAAATCAAACCGAGTGATTTGGTCCTGAATATGATTTTCTTCTGCAAGGGACGTTTTACTGATTAACAAAAAAAACAGAATGAGGGAATTAAAATGTTTGAAATTGATATTTACTGACATAAGCTTTCTATTGTTATTATTTTCCATGAGTATTTAACAAATGTCTTTTTTTATGTTTTAAAATTGCGACTGGCTCTAAGGTTGCTATCTTTAATTGAAAAAGGGATCACTGAAACTTGTTCTTAAAATTATCGTCGTTTAAACCAGATCATGACGCTTACCAGTATTAGTAGTGCGACACAGGAGATGATGCTCCAATAGAATGGGATACTTGTTTTTGTTTGAATTGGATTGTAACTAGGTTGATGCAGTTTTTCTCCTTTCGCTAGTTTTGAAGGTAGATCAAGAAGTGACTCCGCTTTCACATCTAAAGTTTCCCAAATCACTTGAACCGGTGTCTCTGTATCGCTCTGCTGAAGTCCGATACGAATCAGGTCTACGTTGGCATCACTAAACTCGACCTCGCGCAATTTTATAAATTCATTATTTTGTTCCTCTTTAATAGAGAACGAAATTGTCTTGTCATTGCGAGTTAGTCTCAGTACACCTGAATTAAACTTAGTATTGTATAATTTGACGTCATACTTGCGTTTTTCATCAACTGTTCTAGAAAGACTCGTGCTGTAAACGTGACCCTCTTTTGGGCGTTGTAATCTACCGATTAATGCACTTGTTTCTGGTTCATCACTAAGTCTGATATAAATGCTAGGCCCCTGGCCGTAACCTTTTTTAGGTTGAGTCCACGATGGAATCTTATAAGATGCTGATATTTCAAAATCGCCATGAATTCGAAAACGAGTACCAAAGCCGATTACAGGGATGTTCGCTTTTGCAGGCTTCTTCATCAAGACTCCCTTGTTAGTCGGAAGTATTAACCTGACTGTACCCGCCTTAAGAGGAACAAGTGTTTCATTGTCAAATTGCTTGCTTCGAAAATCAGCACTGTATGTATCAGAGAGATGACTTTCTCCTGTTAATGGCAGCGGGAATAGTAGAAATAAAACCAGCAATGTAAGTTGTTTTTGAATATGTTGTATTAATCTACGACTCGTCAAAGTGATTCCGCTCCCGAAATAGTCCCCATAGCTTGCCAGACAATGAGACTTATGTTCTCGTTTATAAATCGAACGGATCCATCACCAAAAAGGACATTCACCCCGCCTGGGTGACGACTGGAAGGGGGCAATACAACCCCATCCCAGGTGAATCCATTTTTGCAGCTGACTCGATTCGGATTTAAGGTATGGTTATAGCGCGTCCAGTTCATATTTCCTTCGAGCCAGGTTTGTCCCGCGTCTATATCGTGCATGTAAGCGGGTGCAGTTTGAGGCGTTAAACCTCCACACGCAATCCTGAATTGGTTCTCAGTCCAGACACCATTCAAATCATATAAATCAGATTTTAAGTCGTGTTGTAATTTATTCCAGGTTCCTTTGACTCGTTCACTAAACATAGCTGTGTTGGATAGGCCATCTGTGACATCACTGAATTGAACGCTACTAATTTGGCCAAACATTCCATTTCCATTTCGCCCCGACCAGCTACTTCCATTGCAAGACCGGTAATTATTATGCCCCCAAATACTTTGTAAATTATCGATATCGCTGGGACACAAAAATGTTGGTATCGTAGCTATTGCAGCAGGTCCATTTATTATTTCATTAAAGCGAGGAATAATCTGATCCTGCACGTCATTCCCGGCGTTAACAAATGGAGTAAAGGGGGCAACGTTAAAATCTAAAAGATTATAAACATTTACCTGATCAAGATACGGCAGCAACATGGAGTGAGTGGAATACCTTCGATCTTGTAATGTTCCTAACGAAGTCACTGATCCATCATGGTCAAGACCAACTCCAAATGGTAAAACTTTATGCGCCTCATGGTAGGAATGTAGAGCAATACCGATTTGTTTGAGATTATTATTGCATTGCATTTTTCTCGCAGATTCACGCGCTGCTTGCACTGCAGGTACCGTAATTCCAATCAGCAAAGCAATAATAGTGATGGCAACTAGTAATTCGATTAATGTAAATCCTGCCCCATGAATAAAATTCTTTTCTTTCTCTCTTTGCATGGTGACCTCTCATAATTCTTTGGCGATAATGATTAAAAAAGTGATTTCATAGGTTTATGCTTTCGAATTTTCTTTTGCTGCAATGACCATTATCGCGGTTGAAAACATTGGAATGTTTGTCGTGTCATTGCGAAGAACTGTACTCTTCACAAGTTTTTGAAGGGGCTTTATCGTTAAACGATCCATTGGCGCAGTAACATAGGATACTTTTAGGACTTTGAAACCTACACTTGCAAGTAGTTTTACAATTCGTTGCTTAGTATAAATCCTCGCTTTTGCATAACGCTCGTGAATGGGTTTTGGCAACCAAGAAAAAAAAGGGACTCGATCCCATCGAAGGAGAGGAAGGTAGGCACCATGCGTTTCAAAAACCCACCACTTATTAGGAACTGAAAAAGCAGCTAATCCTCCAGGTTTTAGTACCCGATACATCGATTTTACGCCTGCGTTTTCATCTGGTAAGTGTTCAATCACTTCAAAACTAATCAGTCGATCAACAGATTCTGAGTCAAATTCTAAATTGCAAAGATCGCCTGTTGAAGCAGAGCAATTTGCGATGTTTCTGATTGCCACTTCTTCTAGAAGACGTTGAATATAATCCTCATTTACATCAAAGCCATGGCAATCTTTAAAAAAATTGCAAAGTTGAAGCAGACTACAACCACTACCACAACCGGCATCTAATAATCGTAATTCGTCTCCTAGGAAACCAGGAAAGTCAGAAATGATTCGAATCCGACGTGAGACAATGTAGTCCTCAAACTCAGCAGGAATTCCAGGCACCACTTTTATCATCTCAGATGTGTTTATCAATGAATTTTGTGTCATAAAATATGAACACCTCAAACCAGAATAAGATAGGCTGTTACTTTATTTATTCGAATAGAGCCCCCCTAAAACATACTAGCCTGACAATAAAAATCTCCATACAGATAAATACCAGTCACTAACTAAAGTAAGTGCTGATAAAAGATGGCAGACTAATATTATTACTTCACCATATGTTTTGAGTCGAGGAACTTTTAAATATCTATATTTCAAAAGAGTTACCACGTTCTGATAATCTCATACATGATTTTGGTTTACATAAAGAACAAAGCTCTACTTATTATTTTGAATATCCCAATAAAAGTTATGATTAAATCCTTATCATTCGATGTCAGGAGACATAGATACTCATTTTTCTTTAGATCTCTTGTACATTCTGGATATAATCATACAATCAGATCACAAATGATCAAATCCTTTATTTGCGATTTTCAGAATATCTGTAATTCTTCTTTATCAACGATCTATTCGGGACTAGTACACAAAATTAATTGTCTGGTTGATTCCGGCAGGATAATCGGAGGCAATATTAAACATCACCAAATGTGGATTCAGACATTTTTTTATGTGATCGCAGTATTGAATTGATTAAATAACGCCAAAAATTTTTCAATCTAGAGATAACCATCGAGGATTTCATTATGAATCACTTTCTTTGGTCAGCTTCTACTTTTTTGATACTGATTTTCAGTTTATGGTCGTCACCAAGTTTAGAGGCGGATCAACAATCAGTGTTTTTATTATCAGAATCCGCTGAAGCTCAGATAGAAAGTGTCAAGACTAAGAAAGAATCTGACAGAGTTAAGCCGTCCAAATCGGTAAAGATTGCAGACAAGTCATCAAGGAATTTAAGGGAATTACCGTGGAAAGAAAATCCACTTCCATTAATTCCGCTTCCACCAGAAGCGATAAAAAAACAACTTCCCGCTGCTTCTTCTCACACTCAAAAGGTACTTTCATGGGGAGGTAACAGACAACAAGTATTTTCACATTATGGAAATGTTATCTGGTTTGAATGGCTGAATGGGAACCAAAAACTGGTCATTGCTGAGGGAGACCGAAAAAAAGACACGCGTCTTTCCGTTAAAAATATCATCGGTGATTCGATTTTATGGGAGAAGTGGATCCTCAATGGTGTGACTTCAATGGCTGTCTCACCTGATGGAAGTGAATTGGCAGTTGCCAATTCAAACGACCAAATCACTCTGATAAATTCAAGTGATGGAACGAGTAAATTACACCTAAGCGGTCACCTTGGTGATATTAGACGCATGCGATATTCTGCAGATGGGGATCAACTAGTATCTCTGAGTTTTGATAGAACTGCTGGAGTTTGGGACACCGCTTCAGGAAATATAATCACTCGGACTCGGGTTCATGAACAAACACCATTTGATATTGGTCTGAGTGAGCAGAGTTCCACGCTCACATCCAATGCTATGCGACTGCTAGTTTGTGGAAGCAATGGATCTCTCCAGTGGTGGACGGTCGGAAAGACTCGGCTCATGCCCGATCCGATATTTCCCCAGATTGGAATTCGCTATCCGAAATATCCGTCACGCGATGGTCGCCTCGTTATTACTCTGGACGGGAAACAAACTGCGACTCTCTTCGATGGAGCGACTGCTAAAGAAATAGGGAGTCTTGAGCTTCCGAGTTCAGAACCAACAAAGACGGTTCCAGAACCGGCGCCCAAAACGATTCGCCCCCCTGAATCGAAACCTGATGAGGAATCAGTGAACAAGACAAACTCCAATGTGAAAGCCGCGCTTCAGAGTATGAAGATTAATGCAGTTGTTTTCTCACCTGACAAAAATCTGGTCGCAGGCGGGACGACCACCGGGCAAATCATGATTTGGTCAGCAGTCACGCGAAAATTACTAGGCACGCTGAAAGGGCACACAGCCCCGGTAGTGATGATGTCATTTACACAAGACAACAGCCGTCTGGCATCGTCTGCCTACGATGGCGCTCTGATCATCTGGGATGTAGAAACAGCGACGGAGCAGAAGCGACTCTTTCCCGCCACAGACTCAATTCGTCCATCATCACTAGTTCAGAAGTCTATAC
The Gimesia aquarii DNA segment above includes these coding regions:
- a CDS encoding DUF1583 domain-containing protein, producing the protein MENNNNRKLMSVNINFKHFNSLILFFLLISKTSLAEENHIQDQITRFDFLEEKFDDKTLKLYGKRTHRFIRPTKEGLRTKLSDEDKVAPIGFGPHFEIPGDFRITATFQIITLDTPSSGYGVGPEIYIGVEGGTSATIGRICRSDGKNVYKAHRATGTGKARKHSVRMFETTNMEGQLRLERKGETLIYSVAEKNDASFREIHRNKFSILPLKTLRVGSSQGDANVNLEFLWKDLEIAILPPTKMPANVNADLVVYLLIAIGILLAVVIFGFCFILKSNLLSKVKIKN
- a CDS encoding DUF1583 domain-containing protein; translated protein: MTSRRLIQHIQKQLTLLVLFLLFPLPLTGESHLSDTYSADFRSKQFDNETLVPLKAGTVRLILPTNKGVLMKKPAKANIPVIGFGTRFRIHGDFEISASYKIPSWTQPKKGYGQGPSIYIRLSDEPETSALIGRLQRPKEGHVYSTSLSRTVDEKRKYDVKLYNTKFNSGVLRLTRNDKTISFSIKEEQNNEFIKLREVEFSDANVDLIRIGLQQSDTETPVQVIWETLDVKAESLLDLPSKLAKGEKLHQPSYNPIQTKTSIPFYWSIISCVALLILVSVMIWFKRR
- a CDS encoding DUF1559 domain-containing protein; its protein translation is MQREKEKNFIHGAGFTLIELLVAITIIALLIGITVPAVQAARESARKMQCNNNLKQIGIALHSYHEAHKVLPFGVGLDHDGSVTSLGTLQDRRYSTHSMLLPYLDQVNVYNLLDFNVAPFTPFVNAGNDVQDQIIPRFNEIINGPAAIATIPTFLCPSDIDNLQSIWGHNNYRSCNGSSWSGRNGNGMFGQISSVQFSDVTDGLSNTAMFSERVKGTWNKLQHDLKSDLYDLNGVWTENQFRIACGGLTPQTAPAYMHDIDAGQTWLEGNMNWTRYNHTLNPNRVSCKNGFTWDGVVLPPSSRHPGGVNVLFGDGSVRFINENISLIVWQAMGTISGAESL
- a CDS encoding class I SAM-dependent methyltransferase — its product is MTQNSLINTSEMIKVVPGIPAEFEDYIVSRRIRIISDFPGFLGDELRLLDAGCGSGCSLLQLCNFFKDCHGFDVNEDYIQRLLEEVAIRNIANCSASTGDLCNLEFDSESVDRLISFEVIEHLPDENAGVKSMYRVLKPGGLAAFSVPNKWWVFETHGAYLPLLRWDRVPFFSWLPKPIHERYAKARIYTKQRIVKLLASVGFKVLKVSYVTAPMDRLTIKPLQKLVKSTVLRNDTTNIPMFSTAIMVIAAKENSKA